A region from the uncultured Macellibacteroides sp. genome encodes:
- a CDS encoding SDR family NAD(P)-dependent oxidoreductase: MELKGKTILITGGTAGIGLEAAKQFLANGATVIITGRNQEKLNAAKKMYPALTAIKSDVANEKDTWSLFNQIRELGGIDILYNNAGVVSPPLNLGLENNKHLEGATYEMNVNYLGVIQLNNLFMEMLKSRKEGAIINTTSILSLVPSVVEPTYSASKVALHFYTETLRKHLQILKSNLKVFELLPPVVATEMTADRGNKKMSAENLVKALISGLKKDKYIIRVGDSKLLYLINRLSPRIAFGLVNQNRPKI, encoded by the coding sequence ATGGAATTAAAAGGAAAAACAATATTAATTACCGGAGGCACAGCAGGCATTGGATTAGAAGCAGCAAAACAATTTTTGGCGAATGGAGCAACTGTAATTATCACTGGTAGAAATCAGGAAAAATTAAATGCTGCAAAAAAAATGTATCCGGCTCTGACAGCAATAAAGAGCGATGTAGCAAACGAGAAAGATACTTGGTCACTTTTCAATCAAATTAGAGAACTTGGAGGAATCGATATTTTATACAATAATGCCGGCGTGGTGAGTCCTCCGCTAAATTTAGGTTTAGAAAATAACAAACACCTTGAAGGTGCTACATATGAAATGAATGTCAATTACCTGGGAGTTATACAACTGAACAATCTTTTCATGGAAATGCTAAAGTCCAGAAAAGAAGGGGCAATCATAAATACCACTTCCATTTTGAGTTTAGTTCCTTCGGTGGTTGAACCCACCTATTCAGCCTCCAAAGTAGCATTGCATTTCTACACCGAAACGCTTAGAAAACATTTACAGATTTTAAAGAGCAACTTGAAAGTATTTGAATTGCTACCACCTGTAGTTGCCACGGAGATGACCGCTGATAGAGGTAATAAGAAGATGAGTGCGGAAAATTTAGTAAAAGCACTTATTTCCGGACTGAAAAAAGATAAATACATCATTCGGGTAGGTGATTCAAAATTACTTTATTTAATAAACCGACTTTCACCAAGAATTGCTTTTGGATTGGTAAATCAAAACAGACCTAAAATTTAA
- a CDS encoding NADP-dependent oxidoreductase, giving the protein MKAFIIKRYGKKEELHLTEIAESVVNENDVLVQVHSAGVNLLDSKIRNGEFKLILPYKTPFILGHDLAGIVTKVGSKVSKFKVGDEVYSRPADHRIGTFAEYISVNESDLALKPKNLTMEEAASIPLVGLTAWQALIEKANLQKGQKIFIQAGSGGVGTFAIQLAKYLGATVATTTSTANIELVKNLGADIVIDYKKDDFETILKDYDVVLNSQDTKTLEKSLKILKPGGKLISISGPPDPDFAKELGLSWMLQLILSLISLKVRKKAKQQGVTFSFLFMRAQGDQLSRITELIELGIIKAVIDKVFPFEQTNEALTYVETGRTKGKVVVKVK; this is encoded by the coding sequence ATGAAAGCATTCATAATAAAACGCTACGGCAAAAAAGAAGAACTGCATCTAACTGAAATTGCAGAATCTGTTGTAAATGAAAATGATGTATTGGTACAAGTACATTCTGCAGGTGTGAATCTTTTAGATTCAAAAATTAGGAACGGTGAATTCAAACTCATTCTGCCATATAAAACTCCGTTTATCTTAGGTCATGATCTGGCAGGTATTGTAACAAAAGTTGGTTCAAAAGTAAGTAAGTTCAAGGTAGGCGATGAGGTTTATTCACGACCTGCTGACCACAGAATAGGGACATTCGCAGAATACATTTCTGTAAACGAAAGTGATTTGGCCTTAAAACCGAAGAACCTGACTATGGAGGAAGCAGCCTCTATCCCACTGGTAGGCTTAACTGCTTGGCAAGCATTAATCGAAAAAGCGAATCTTCAGAAAGGTCAGAAGATTTTCATTCAAGCAGGTTCGGGTGGTGTTGGCACATTTGCAATTCAACTGGCAAAATATTTGGGTGCTACGGTGGCCACAACAACAAGTACTGCAAATATTGAATTGGTAAAAAATCTTGGGGCTGATATTGTTATCGATTACAAGAAAGATGATTTTGAAACAATACTTAAAGATTATGATGTTGTTTTGAATAGTCAGGACACAAAAACGTTGGAAAAATCACTGAAAATATTAAAACCCGGTGGAAAGCTCATTTCCATATCAGGACCACCTGATCCGGATTTTGCTAAGGAACTTGGATTGAGCTGGATGTTACAATTAATTCTATCTCTAATAAGTTTGAAAGTTCGAAAAAAAGCTAAACAACAAGGCGTAACCTTTTCATTCCTTTTTATGAGAGCGCAAGGTGACCAATTAAGTCGAATTACCGAGCTTATAGAGTTAGGAATTATAAAGGCAGTTATTGACAAGGTATTTCCATTTGAACAAACAAATGAAGCTTTGACTTATGTGGAAACTGGACGAACAAAAGGAAAAGTTGTTGTCAAAGTAAAATAA
- a CDS encoding alkene reductase produces MNKQLLFESFDLNGLQLKNRVVMAPMTRSRSDNPNNIATDLTALYYKQRSSAGLIITEGTYVSRDAVGAINVPAIYTEEQVEGWKLVTNAVHEQGGKIFAQLWHVGRLSHPDLLNGNIPLAPSALNPKYQVFTLEGFKDTVTAREMTLEDIQKTINDFKNAAQNAMKAGFDGVELHAANGYLLHQFFNLYSNVRQDQYGGSIENRARILFDILDEVKKVMDIKRVGVRLNPSLHGIQGMMLDEDTIAVHDYIVEKLNNYDLAYLHLTEPFTDVSENPLAIQEVAKHFRPIYKGTLIINRGFNKETANQVLNSGDANLVAFGVPYIANPDLVERFKADAPLNQPDSSTFYTPGTKGYTDYPTLSEELK; encoded by the coding sequence ATGAATAAACAACTATTATTTGAATCCTTTGATTTAAACGGATTGCAATTGAAAAATCGGGTTGTCATGGCTCCAATGACACGTAGCCGTTCAGATAATCCTAATAATATAGCAACAGATTTAACAGCGCTATATTATAAGCAACGTAGTTCAGCAGGTTTAATTATTACGGAAGGAACCTATGTTAGCCGTGATGCCGTTGGGGCAATTAACGTACCTGCTATATACACAGAGGAACAAGTTGAGGGTTGGAAACTTGTCACAAATGCTGTTCACGAACAGGGTGGAAAAATTTTCGCTCAATTATGGCACGTTGGCAGACTCTCTCATCCTGATTTACTTAACGGAAATATCCCGTTGGCTCCCTCTGCTTTAAATCCAAAATACCAGGTATTCACTCTGGAAGGTTTTAAGGACACAGTGACTGCTCGCGAAATGACCCTTGAAGATATTCAGAAAACGATAAATGACTTTAAAAACGCTGCTCAAAATGCTATGAAAGCAGGATTTGATGGAGTGGAATTACATGCAGCCAATGGTTATTTGTTGCATCAGTTTTTTAATCTGTATTCTAATGTTCGTCAGGATCAGTATGGTGGTTCTATCGAAAATCGTGCTCGTATTTTGTTCGACATACTCGATGAAGTAAAAAAAGTAATGGATATCAAGCGGGTTGGAGTACGGTTAAATCCGTCGTTGCATGGCATACAAGGAATGATGCTGGATGAAGACACTATTGCTGTACACGACTATATTGTAGAGAAATTAAACAATTATGATTTGGCTTATTTGCATTTGACCGAACCATTCACTGATGTATCAGAAAATCCTTTGGCCATTCAAGAAGTAGCCAAACACTTTCGACCGATTTACAAAGGCACACTAATTATAAACCGTGGATTTAATAAGGAAACTGCAAATCAGGTATTGAATTCTGGAGATGCAAACCTGGTCGCATTCGGTGTTCCGTATATTGCTAATCCGGATTTAGTGGAGCGCTTTAAAGCAGATGCACCGCTAAACCAACCAGATTCATCCACATTTTATACTCCGGGTACAAAGGGATATACTGATTATCCAACATTGTCTGAAGAACTAAAGTAA
- a CDS encoding SDR family NAD(P)-dependent oxidoreductase: MKTTGNTIFISGGTAGIGFAIAKKLSEEGNKVIINGRNEDRLLKALQKLDNASGIQGDLSVEEDRIRIATILKEQYPDVNIIINNAGTAFSYLLNEVTNAHEKAAIEMNTNYFAVIHFTELLLPYLTQKTEAAVVNISSIAVFGSHKLVPTYGATKAALHSYTVALRNTYEDVKNVQIFEVYPPLVNTEFSAEIGGVNGIPPSEVADELFRALEKNQLEVPVGDSKSFFELI; encoded by the coding sequence ATGAAAACAACAGGAAATACAATATTTATTAGCGGTGGAACTGCTGGAATAGGATTTGCTATTGCAAAAAAACTAAGCGAAGAAGGCAATAAAGTTATTATCAATGGACGTAACGAGGACCGTTTGCTAAAAGCATTGCAAAAATTGGACAACGCCTCAGGGATACAAGGTGATTTATCCGTTGAGGAAGATAGAATTCGTATTGCTACAATACTTAAGGAACAATATCCCGATGTAAATATTATAATAAATAATGCAGGGACAGCATTTTCTTATCTTTTGAATGAAGTAACCAATGCGCATGAGAAAGCTGCTATTGAAATGAATACAAACTATTTTGCAGTCATCCATTTTACTGAATTGTTATTGCCATACCTGACACAAAAGACAGAAGCGGCAGTTGTAAACATTTCTTCAATCGCAGTTTTTGGTAGTCATAAATTAGTACCAACCTACGGTGCAACGAAAGCAGCGCTACACAGTTATACCGTTGCTTTAAGAAATACTTATGAAGACGTAAAGAATGTTCAAATATTTGAAGTATATCCTCCTTTGGTAAACACAGAATTCTCTGCGGAAATAGGTGGTGTAAACGGTATTCCACCTTCTGAAGTGGCAGATGAACTGTTCAGGGCCTTGGAGAAAAATCAGCTTGAAGTACCAGTAGGAGACTCGAAGAGCTTTTTTGAGTTGATATAG
- a CDS encoding class I SAM-dependent methyltransferase — translation MTEFWESSFKDKQTMWGFEPADSAIATADLFRKIGLNRILIPGFGYGRNAKVFNDNGFDVTGIEISETAIELAKKHYGDNVKVFHGSVCDMPFDQELYDGIFCYALIHLLNIRERSKLIKDCYNQLSPDGYMVFVAISKENPAYGKGKKLSKDRFKTEHGVNLFFYDLESVEKKFGKYGLIEAKEVNEPVKQRGDRPSLRLWQITCKRK, via the coding sequence ATGACAGAATTTTGGGAATCAAGTTTTAAAGATAAGCAGACTATGTGGGGCTTTGAACCTGCGGATTCTGCAATTGCTACGGCTGACTTATTTAGGAAGATCGGACTAAATAGAATTCTGATACCTGGATTTGGTTATGGCAGAAATGCAAAGGTTTTTAATGATAATGGCTTCGATGTAACAGGTATAGAGATTTCGGAAACTGCAATCGAATTAGCAAAAAAACATTATGGTGATAATGTAAAGGTTTTTCATGGTTCAGTTTGTGATATGCCTTTTGATCAGGAATTATATGACGGGATCTTTTGTTATGCTTTAATTCATTTGTTGAATATAAGAGAACGTAGTAAGTTGATTAAGGATTGTTATAATCAACTTTCGCCTGATGGATACATGGTTTTCGTTGCAATTTCGAAAGAAAACCCCGCTTATGGAAAAGGGAAAAAACTAAGTAAAGACCGATTTAAAACGGAACATGGGGTAAACTTGTTTTTTTATGATTTAGAGTCGGTCGAAAAGAAATTTGGTAAATACGGATTGATTGAAGCGAAAGAAGTAAATGAGCCTGTAAAGCAAAGAGGGGATAGGCCTTCGCTGAGATTATGGCAAATAACATGTAAAAGGAAATAA
- a CDS encoding AAA family ATPase produces MLDNKKYNTINVSKNSAYIEKNEGVVNLFQGEQQSLSTEEILLNINNASVDLSSYENTFQGKIHIERGETKELYNWLTSEFNEKNPKIALLVGNAGYGKSVVLKDLFSLLNENGIPSLGIKADKILNISSIKDIETELNLKDNIFSIFQSLSRNKTCAFIIDQIDALSLSLSSSRHAINSYDRLIKQLESLPNVRIVISCRTYDLDYDASLRAYKKNKVINLSLLEIEQVNQVLSDFKINISETNNRLKEFLRIPLHLNLFCKLRITKQFDDTITLQKLYDEIWIEFIEQCISIDSDKLIETLALLARKMNEKQQIVVDKRLFSLYTKELNYLFHSELLKNSASDKIQFIHQTFYDYVYSRTFINSGKSVTDWLKEIHQGLFIRSQTKQIFSYLRDLDHSTYIDEFKILITGKEYRFHLKLLLINDLGFYNNPTKQEKNLVIDYIVNDPLLLQIFLESIQSPEWFEFIVSRDEFYRLLRKNDSKIDWIITSLCVRIIDQSPQLVIDFLSQHKDKVNIIENTLIQMPESVIHLSFNLYNNTVSEWSDHIKSEYYYLEKVLTSDPDFVISELKKDFNENIVKIDRLSKDYIPGEYAGFKIYSELFDKYPHKAITYFLYVIEKIIEARQYESFYGICSDLAFYLYKPNPDNKEIHKFNDIYDIVLYSIKNNLIDDFLKSRILFLLDSKHSNLVAIGIFYLIQNIEIEHNRTYNLFTSHDFLLKIKASEMLYYYSNELLFKVYPFLSNKEQEEINKSILSTIRLFNHWSIKVDYSEKKVYTNYLKITYELVSMIPCKFLDEHKELKKIYQEGYRKYKKVENTPPQEITTTYGWKTYGDTAYEKMSLNDWRNTFLTLNKEQYSFDDRNKPTKEGNKRKFEDYVAKDPVKFFLFIAEIVDEKEIDIEYLISGLEGLEKGNYSKSDFEDLCLKIIEKREHEFNEVNLSSFLRTLRYAVHGNINLDKRIFDFIKQIIYNYPDRELTSDMIQTDDKGMEVVNAGINSIRGIAVELMVDCYILKQFENEIFETLEFVADNTNEITRSCVIFRGAWLNGLNKERALDLYLRLLRDYNPYLLAIPFHNGHPLLYLMYVNFKKLQPFLSKAITVDVAGKPMAMFLLNAYLHNLPEGYSLLKRLISINSIARQELAWHICAHTLKDERYAPKGWKIIDLLLNFEDEELGIKINRCFFHIPTQINSHLISFLNKYVKSPAGKYRDNDFFDFLRKIIPADPHQALKSFFESKPENFKRDFYDKSPINVLIESYNGIREYEKNNPLLEKTMDMFDSLLKVQGYRSNHLRMFLKELTA; encoded by the coding sequence ATGCTTGATAATAAAAAATATAATACCATAAATGTAAGCAAAAATTCTGCTTATATTGAAAAGAATGAGGGCGTTGTCAATCTCTTTCAAGGAGAACAGCAATCTCTGTCAACTGAAGAGATACTACTTAACATTAACAATGCATCAGTAGATCTATCAAGTTATGAAAATACATTCCAAGGGAAAATTCATATCGAGAGGGGTGAAACTAAAGAGTTATATAATTGGCTGACATCAGAGTTTAATGAAAAAAATCCGAAAATAGCTTTGTTAGTTGGCAATGCTGGTTATGGGAAGTCAGTTGTTCTAAAAGATTTGTTTTCTTTATTAAATGAAAACGGAATTCCTTCTTTAGGAATAAAAGCTGATAAAATATTAAATATAAGTTCAATAAAGGATATAGAAACTGAATTAAATCTTAAGGATAATATATTTTCAATATTCCAATCATTGTCGAGAAATAAAACATGTGCTTTTATAATTGATCAGATAGATGCACTTTCATTATCACTTTCATCTAGCCGGCATGCTATTAATTCTTATGACAGACTAATCAAACAATTGGAATCACTACCTAATGTTAGGATTGTAATCTCTTGTCGAACCTATGATTTGGATTATGATGCGAGTTTACGAGCATATAAAAAGAATAAAGTGATTAATTTGTCATTGTTAGAAATAGAACAAGTAAATCAGGTTTTATCAGATTTCAAAATTAATATTAGTGAAACAAACAATCGATTAAAAGAGTTCCTTCGTATTCCTTTACATTTGAATCTGTTTTGTAAACTAAGAATAACAAAACAATTTGATGATACTATAACACTTCAAAAACTGTATGATGAAATTTGGATTGAGTTTATTGAACAGTGTATTTCTATTGATTCTGATAAATTAATTGAAACATTGGCTCTGTTGGCCCGCAAAATGAATGAAAAGCAACAGATTGTTGTTGATAAGAGATTATTTAGTTTATACACTAAAGAACTCAATTACCTTTTTCATAGTGAATTGCTTAAAAATTCTGCTTCTGATAAAATACAGTTTATCCATCAAACTTTCTATGATTATGTTTACTCTCGAACATTTATAAACTCCGGTAAATCTGTGACGGATTGGTTAAAAGAAATTCACCAAGGTTTGTTTATTCGCTCACAAACAAAACAAATCTTTTCTTATTTAAGAGATTTAGATCACTCAACGTATATTGATGAATTTAAAATATTGATTACAGGAAAAGAATATCGATTCCATTTAAAGCTCTTACTTATAAATGATTTAGGATTCTATAATAATCCTACTAAACAGGAAAAGAATCTTGTAATAGATTATATTGTTAATGATCCGCTACTATTACAAATATTCTTAGAATCAATACAATCTCCAGAATGGTTTGAATTTATTGTTTCAAGAGACGAATTTTATAGATTGTTACGCAAAAATGATTCTAAAATAGACTGGATAATTACAAGTCTATGTGTTAGAATTATTGATCAATCTCCACAGTTAGTCATAGACTTTCTATCTCAACACAAAGATAAAGTAAATATTATTGAGAATACTCTAATTCAAATGCCTGAATCAGTTATTCATTTATCTTTTAATTTGTATAATAATACTGTTTCAGAATGGAGCGATCATATAAAATCAGAATATTACTATTTAGAAAAAGTACTAACATCAGATCCTGATTTTGTTATATCAGAATTAAAAAAAGATTTTAATGAAAACATTGTTAAAATAGATAGGCTTAGTAAGGACTATATTCCTGGAGAATACGCTGGTTTTAAAATATATAGTGAATTATTTGATAAATACCCGCATAAAGCAATTACATATTTTCTATATGTAATTGAGAAAATTATAGAAGCAAGGCAATATGAATCATTTTATGGAATATGTAGTGATCTTGCTTTTTATCTCTATAAGCCTAACCCTGATAATAAAGAGATTCATAAGTTCAATGACATCTATGATATTGTGCTTTACAGTATAAAAAACAACTTAATAGATGATTTTTTAAAATCAAGAATCTTATTCTTATTGGATTCAAAACATTCGAACTTAGTTGCAATTGGTATATTTTATTTAATCCAAAATATAGAAATAGAGCATAATAGAACATACAATTTATTTACAAGTCATGATTTTCTTTTGAAAATTAAAGCCTCTGAGATGTTATATTACTACTCAAACGAATTATTATTTAAAGTATATCCTTTTTTATCCAATAAAGAACAAGAAGAGATAAATAAATCAATATTATCTACTATTCGGTTGTTTAATCATTGGTCCATTAAAGTGGATTATTCAGAGAAAAAGGTGTATACTAATTACTTGAAAATCACTTATGAGTTGGTGTCTATGATACCTTGTAAATTTCTTGATGAACATAAAGAACTAAAGAAAATATATCAAGAAGGATATCGAAAATATAAAAAAGTTGAAAATACTCCTCCGCAAGAAATAACAACTACTTATGGATGGAAAACTTATGGCGATACAGCTTATGAGAAAATGTCGTTGAATGATTGGAGGAATACTTTTTTAACGCTCAATAAAGAGCAATACTCTTTTGATGATCGAAATAAACCGACCAAAGAGGGAAATAAGAGAAAATTTGAAGATTATGTTGCGAAAGATCCAGTAAAATTCTTTCTCTTTATTGCTGAGATTGTAGATGAGAAAGAAATAGATATAGAGTATCTTATCTCAGGATTGGAAGGATTAGAAAAAGGAAATTACAGTAAAAGTGATTTCGAAGACTTATGTTTGAAAATAATTGAAAAGAGAGAACATGAATTTAACGAAGTAAATCTATCATCTTTTCTTCGCACATTACGTTATGCAGTTCATGGAAACATAAATTTGGATAAACGAATATTTGATTTTATAAAACAAATCATTTATAATTATCCTGATAGAGAACTCACGTCTGATATGATCCAAACAGATGATAAAGGGATGGAAGTTGTAAATGCAGGCATTAATTCGATTAGAGGTATTGCAGTAGAACTTATGGTTGATTGTTATATATTAAAGCAATTTGAAAATGAAATATTTGAAACATTAGAATTTGTTGCAGACAACACAAATGAAATAACACGTTCCTGTGTGATATTTAGAGGGGCATGGCTTAATGGCTTAAATAAAGAAAGAGCTCTTGATTTGTATTTGAGATTATTGAGGGATTATAATCCGTATCTTCTCGCTATTCCATTCCATAATGGACATCCTCTATTATATCTTATGTACGTAAATTTTAAAAAACTCCAACCTTTTCTTAGTAAAGCAATCACTGTTGACGTGGCTGGAAAGCCCATGGCTATGTTTTTGCTCAATGCATATTTGCACAATCTACCTGAAGGGTATAGTTTATTGAAAAGACTGATTTCTATTAACTCTATAGCCAGGCAAGAGTTGGCGTGGCATATATGTGCTCATACACTTAAAGACGAAAGATATGCACCTAAAGGATGGAAAATCATAGATTTGTTATTAAACTTCGAAGACGAGGAATTAGGAATAAAAATAAATCGTTGCTTTTTCCATATTCCGACTCAAATCAACAGCCATCTTATTTCTTTTCTTAATAAGTATGTGAAATCTCCTGCTGGAAAGTACAGAGATAATGATTTTTTTGATTTTCTTAGAAAAATAATACCTGCAGACCCCCATCAAGCTTTAAAGAGTTTTTTTGAGTCTAAGCCGGAGAATTTCAAACGAGATTTTTATGATAAAAGTCCAATCAATGTTTTGATAGAATCGTATAACGGCATACGAGAATATGAAAAGAATAATCCATTGCTAGAAAAAACTATGGATATGTTTGATTCACTACTTAAAGTTCAAGGATATAGAAGCAATCATTTAAGAATGTTTTTAAAAGAACTAACAGCATAA
- a CDS encoding DNA-binding domain-containing protein, whose protein sequence is MAANYKLVRNPNPTKSDEKKPLHPRVKSFGTLSIDELADRAQGRSGLSAPVIKSALLLISDLLCETLKEGYNVNLNKIGYFSVSLKSRPVMDKNQIRSESVHFSHVNFRCAQELKDKLASMDVTRAQSVTVPNLSQAEREALLRIHFANKPNLTTTEYMNLTYSSRQRALKELKGLIEAGKIIQIGSKNATQYLNKSL, encoded by the coding sequence ATGGCAGCAAATTACAAGCTTGTGCGTAACCCGAACCCAACGAAAAGCGATGAAAAGAAGCCTCTTCATCCCCGCGTTAAATCTTTTGGTACACTCAGTATCGACGAACTGGCCGATCGGGCACAAGGGAGAAGCGGCTTGTCGGCGCCCGTTATTAAAAGCGCACTGCTGCTCATTTCGGACCTTTTGTGCGAGACGCTAAAAGAGGGATACAACGTAAATCTTAACAAGATAGGGTACTTTAGCGTATCTCTAAAGTCGCGGCCTGTAATGGATAAGAACCAGATTCGCAGCGAATCCGTTCACTTCAGCCATGTGAACTTTAGGTGCGCGCAAGAGCTGAAAGACAAGCTGGCATCCATGGATGTTACCCGTGCGCAATCGGTAACGGTACCTAATCTGTCGCAGGCAGAAAGGGAAGCACTTTTAAGGATTCATTTCGCCAACAAACCCAATCTTACCACGACCGAGTACATGAATCTTACCTATAGCAGCCGGCAACGGGCGTTAAAAGAGCTCAAGGGACTTATCGAAGCTGGTAAAATTATTCAAATTGGGTCCAAAAACGCCACGCAATACCTCAACAAGTCACTTTGA
- a CDS encoding IS66 family transposase: MNSKRMIELLEDQLKLFSQREKIHLEQLIRQSEQIERLSVQVGSLTDTIRSLEENLLQKNGDMQKLSGKNRGMSKLLSNKSEKLVPDAAKEDPAETDPPVSLKNRGNNNAKRKEHFSLETIVEHVYPDDPAFDKEKARVIGSVDSVMYTYSKATFKKIIYRQYNCVQQEKVYSGKAPRSPLQNSNYDASFIAGMLQLRYVYSMPVERIVKYFTENGFELNKATAHGLIKKSAGLMDRLDVVLHKTILEDDYLCMDESYHTILTKEKNKDGKGVRKGYIWAALANKKKLIQYFYENGSRSREVLTNYIGNQYKGAIQSDGLINYKILETDAYPDIIRLACFQHCKREFLDIENDKEAIGIVNTINRLYQAEHKIEKKWTPVKILKYRQKYAPPILAELKSKLLEIQSNPSTLPQSPLSKATNYTLNEYDSLCNYIVSPDYALDNNAVERCMRSISLSRKNSLFCGSHQGAKRTALLYSLAISCKLHGINTFEYFTDILSRLAYISPTAPDQIYRDLLPDKWTKL, translated from the coding sequence ATGAATAGCAAACGGATGATTGAATTACTGGAAGACCAGCTGAAACTTTTTTCTCAAAGAGAAAAGATTCATTTGGAACAACTCATCCGGCAATCTGAACAAATAGAAAGACTCTCTGTGCAGGTTGGTAGTTTAACCGATACAATCCGTTCGCTGGAAGAAAACCTGCTTCAGAAGAACGGGGACATGCAGAAGCTTAGCGGGAAAAACAGGGGAATGAGCAAGCTTCTCTCCAACAAATCAGAAAAGCTTGTGCCCGATGCCGCAAAAGAAGATCCGGCAGAAACCGATCCCCCTGTTTCACTCAAGAACCGAGGCAACAACAATGCCAAACGGAAAGAACACTTCTCTCTGGAAACCATTGTCGAGCATGTATATCCCGATGATCCTGCCTTTGACAAAGAAAAGGCCAGGGTGATCGGGTCCGTAGACTCGGTCATGTACACCTACAGCAAGGCTACATTTAAGAAAATCATATACAGACAATACAATTGTGTACAGCAGGAAAAGGTTTACTCGGGTAAAGCCCCCAGATCTCCCCTGCAGAACTCAAATTATGATGCCTCTTTTATCGCCGGCATGCTTCAACTGAGATACGTTTACTCCATGCCTGTGGAGCGGATTGTCAAGTATTTTACAGAGAATGGCTTTGAATTAAACAAAGCTACCGCCCATGGACTGATTAAAAAATCTGCGGGATTAATGGACCGACTGGATGTTGTTCTTCACAAAACCATCCTTGAGGATGACTATCTTTGCATGGATGAAAGTTACCATACGATCCTGACCAAAGAGAAAAACAAGGATGGCAAAGGGGTTCGTAAGGGATATATATGGGCTGCGCTGGCCAATAAAAAGAAATTAATCCAGTACTTTTACGAAAACGGTTCCCGATCCCGTGAAGTTCTCACCAACTATATCGGCAATCAATATAAAGGAGCCATCCAGTCAGACGGGCTGATCAACTATAAAATACTTGAGACAGATGCCTATCCCGATATAATCCGGTTGGCCTGCTTCCAGCATTGCAAGCGCGAGTTCCTGGATATCGAAAATGATAAAGAAGCCATCGGGATTGTTAATACAATCAACCGACTCTATCAGGCGGAGCATAAGATCGAAAAGAAATGGACGCCCGTCAAAATCCTGAAATATAGACAGAAGTACGCCCCACCCATACTAGCCGAACTAAAAAGCAAACTGTTGGAAATACAATCCAACCCATCTACCCTTCCACAGAGTCCGCTCTCTAAGGCCACGAATTATACGCTCAACGAGTATGATTCCCTGTGTAATTACATTGTTAGTCCGGACTATGCTTTGGACAACAATGCTGTGGAACGATGCATGCGAAGTATATCTTTAAGCAGAAAGAACTCTCTTTTTTGTGGCTCTCACCAGGGAGCTAAGAGAACGGCTTTGCTATACTCGCTGGCCATCTCCTGCAAGCTCCATGGAATTAATACCTTCGAATACTTCACAGATATATTAAGTCGGTTGGCCTACATTAGCCCAACAGCTCCTGACCAAATATACCGGGATTTACTCCCTGACAAGTGGACTAAACTGTAA
- the tnpB gene encoding IS66 family insertion sequence element accessory protein TnpB (TnpB, as the term is used for proteins encoded by IS66 family insertion elements, is considered an accessory protein, since TnpC, encoded by a neighboring gene, is a DDE family transposase.), translated as MFALTESMNYYLCPHYVDMRKGIYSLYQLVKSDMKRNPLSGEVFLFLGRNRSLIKILHWENGGFVLYQKKLEQGTFEVPRFNPSSNEFEMKWKTFVLIMEGVSVRSAKYRRRFKY; from the coding sequence ATGTTTGCACTTACAGAATCCATGAACTATTATCTATGTCCGCATTATGTGGATATGCGCAAAGGTATCTATTCCTTGTACCAGTTGGTAAAGTCAGATATGAAACGTAATCCTTTGTCGGGGGAGGTTTTTCTCTTCCTTGGCAGGAACCGGTCGTTAATTAAGATCCTTCATTGGGAAAATGGAGGATTTGTTTTGTATCAGAAAAAACTGGAACAGGGCACCTTTGAAGTTCCCCGATTTAACCCTTCAAGCAATGAATTTGAGATGAAATGGAAGACTTTTGTTTTGATAATGGAGGGCGTCTCTGTTCGTTCGGCAAAGTACAGGAGAAGGTTTAAGTATTGA